The following DNA comes from Desulfovibrio porci.
CTTTTGGCGTGAAAGTTGCTTCATAGGGGCCGGGGACACTCAGCGGGAGAAAAAATTTCCCAGCCAGCACAGGAGCGCAGCCATGGAAGTCGGATCCGCATACAATGCCAACAGCCTTTGGGATCTTAACGCCATCACCGACGTGGATTCGTCCGCGCGGAAATCCTCGTCCGCGAGCCGGAGCGGCGCTTCCGGCGATACGGTGGATATTTCCGACGAGGCCAAAAAGCTCTTTTCGGAAAAGATCCACAAGTATGACGGCGGCAGCGCCACGGCCACGGCGGCGGACGAAGGCCGGGACGGCGGGTCCGGCGGCGGAGCGGGCGGTTCGTCCGCTTCGGGCGCCGACAACACGGAAAGCATCAGAAAGCAGATTGATTCGCTCAAGAGCCAGCTGATGAGTCTGGCCTCGCAGATCAGCGGCGGCGCGGCGGACGCGGGGATCACCGGCAAGATGAACGCCCTGCAGTCCCAGATCGCCGCGCTGGAGGCGCAGCTCAACGCCTCCGAACAGGCCTGAGCCCGCAGGCCGGGCGTCGGGACGGAAAAATCTTATTTTTCAAGCTCCTCCCGACGCCGGCCGTCTGCGTTTCGCTTCGGCAGAGCCATGGCGGCCTTGCTTCTGATGGTTCGCTTCGAGCTATCAGGGCAATAATTAAAGCTTTTTTCGATGTGTTCACTCTGAATCGCGCACGGACATGCCTTGACAGACAAATTGATAGCGGTTACGAAAATGTGATGGGGGATAGCGGGTCTATCCCCTTGTTTTTTCGACGTATGCAAACTGTTCAACCATGCCCGGCATGATTTGAGTTGAGGTAGTTATGAAATCACTGAAAGGCACCCAGACTGAAAAAAATATTCTGACCGCGTTCGCCGGCGAGTCCCAGGCCCGCAACCGTTACGATTATTTCGCCTCCAAGGCCAAGTCGGACGGCTATGTGCTCGTGCGCGACATCTTTACGGAAACCGCCCTGCAGGAAAAGGAACACGCCAAGCGTCTCTTCAAGTTCCTGGAAGGCGGCGAAGTGGAAATTCAGGCGGCCTATCCCGCCGGGGTCATCGCGGACAGCGAGGCCAATCTGATAGCCGCCGCCGGCGGCGAGAATTACGAGCACACCCAGATGTATCCTTCCTTCGCCGCCGTGGCCGACAAGGAAGGCTTTTCCGAAATCGCCGCTGTCATGCGCAATATCGCCGTGGCCGAAGCCTATCACGAAAAGCGTTTTCTGAAACTGGCCGACGACATCAAGGAAGGGCGCATGTTCATGCGTTCCAAGCCCACGGTCTGGCGCTGCCTCAACTGCGGCTGTCTGGTGGAGGGCGCCAACGCGCCGGAGGTCTGCCCCGCCTGTGCCCATCCCAAGGCCTATTTTGAGGAACTGAACTATACGTTTTAATCCGGTCTGTTGATGCAAAACCCGCGTTGCGCCCCGGTTCCGAAGAGGCATGCGCGGGTTTTTTGCGCCGCGCGCCGGGCGTCGCCACGACGCAATTATCGGAGATATGTCTATTATGTGGGATACACTGGTTCTTTGGGTTCATCCCGTCATGCAGAGTGTGGCTGTGCTCATCGGCCTGCTGGCCATGTGGCAGGGCTGGAAGCGAGTACAGATGCTGCGGGGCCGCAAGGTCATTTTCCCCTGGCGGACCCATGTGCGCCTGGGCACGCTGGGCCTGCTGCTCTGGACCGCCGGGGCCTTCGGCTTTTACGTCACGCACAGCCTGTTCGGGGCCACGCATATCACGGGCATCCACGCCGTCCTGGCCTGGCCGATTATAGCCCTGTCCGTTCTGGGCCTGATTACCGGCGGGAT
Coding sequences within:
- a CDS encoding FlxA-like family protein, coding for MEVGSAYNANSLWDLNAITDVDSSARKSSSASRSGASGDTVDISDEAKKLFSEKIHKYDGGSATATAADEGRDGGSGGGAGGSSASGADNTESIRKQIDSLKSQLMSLASQISGGAADAGITGKMNALQSQIAALEAQLNASEQA
- the rbr gene encoding rubrerythrin; the encoded protein is MKSLKGTQTEKNILTAFAGESQARNRYDYFASKAKSDGYVLVRDIFTETALQEKEHAKRLFKFLEGGEVEIQAAYPAGVIADSEANLIAAAGGENYEHTQMYPSFAAVADKEGFSEIAAVMRNIAVAEAYHEKRFLKLADDIKEGRMFMRSKPTVWRCLNCGCLVEGANAPEVCPACAHPKAYFEELNYTF